One stretch of Candidatus Dormiibacterota bacterium DNA includes these proteins:
- the tpiA gene encoding triose-phosphate isomerase — protein sequence MKHYTIVGNWKMHFGQPEAAVKYVKKLHERVKPHTHVTSVVAPPFTALAAVAEEVESDTFKVAAQNLHECDEGAYTGEISAPMLKGLARYVIVGHSERRRYEHETDKQIAKKVAAAVRCDLTAILCVGEKLDDRQEGHSKRVVVDQLHGALSQVAAEDIKDIIIAYEPVWAIGTGEYAEPEEVRPVVNVIRQTVEEMFGRDATSGLRILYGGSVEPDNCKAYLQAENISGLLVGGASINYEQFSRIVKIAQHLADSS from the coding sequence GTGAAGCACTACACTATAGTCGGCAACTGGAAGATGCATTTCGGCCAACCGGAGGCGGCGGTTAAATACGTTAAAAAACTGCATGAAAGGGTCAAGCCTCATACGCACGTAACGTCTGTGGTGGCGCCGCCATTTACGGCTCTAGCGGCTGTAGCGGAAGAAGTAGAATCCGACACCTTTAAGGTTGCCGCCCAGAACCTGCATGAATGCGACGAGGGAGCCTACACTGGCGAAATCTCCGCCCCGATGCTAAAGGGTCTGGCCAGGTACGTAATAGTCGGCCACTCTGAGCGGCGCCGGTATGAGCATGAAACCGATAAACAGATTGCAAAAAAGGTGGCCGCGGCCGTGCGCTGTGATCTAACTGCCATTTTATGCGTAGGCGAAAAGCTAGACGACCGGCAGGAGGGCCATTCCAAGAGGGTGGTGGTAGATCAGCTGCATGGTGCTCTGAGCCAAGTTGCGGCCGAGGATATTAAAGACATTATCATTGCTTACGAGCCGGTCTGGGCGATCGGTACGGGTGAGTATGCCGAGCCAGAGGAAGTGCGCCCGGTTGTAAATGTAATCCGCCAAACGGTAGAGGAGATGTTTGGCCGCGATGCCACAAGCGGATTGCGCATACTCTATGGCGGTAGTGTAGAGCCGGACAATTGCAAAGCTTACCTGCAAGCCGAAAACATCAGCGGTCTATTAGTGGGTGGTGCCAGTATTAATTATGAGCAGTTTTCCCGCATCGTAAAAATCGCGCAGCACTTGGCTGACTCGAGTTAA